The Cellulosimicrobium cellulans genome contains the following window.
CGACCTGGCGTCGCTCCTGCCCGCTCCGGCCGCCGCGGAGGACGACGACGGCGGTGCCACGACCGCGGACGACCACGAGGCCGAGCCCGTCGCGGCCGAGGACGACCGCGCGTCGGTCTGACGGCCGGGCTCAGCCCGGGGCCACGACCTCCAGCACCCGGAACCCCTTCGCGCTCGCGGCGCGCTCGACGACCGCGCCCGGCAGGAGCGGTGGCAGCGCCTCGGCGAGCCACCGCTGGAGCGAGTCCGACCCGAGGTTGCGCTGCACGACGAGGTGCGCGCTCGCGCCCGGCGCGAGGCGCGGGAGCCAGTGCAGCAGCATCGCGTGCAGGACGTCCTTGCCGACCCGGATCGGCGGGTTCGACCACAGCGCGGCGAACGCGACGTCGTCGGGTACCTCGTCCGGCACGACCGCACGGACGTTCGTCAGGCCCAGCCGCTCCGCGTTGCGCCGCACGAGGTCGAGCGCGCGCTCGTTGACGTCGACCGCCCACACGGTCGCGTCGGGGGCCTCCAGGGCCATCGTGAGGGCGACCGGGCCCCAGCCGCAGCCGAGGTCGAGGACGTGCGCCGCGCCGTCGTCGGACCCACCGTCCGCGCGGGCGGACCGGGTCGCGAGGACGGCGTCGAGCGGCGGTGTGGTCCGGAGCAGGACCTGCGTGCCGAGGTCGAGGCGCCCGGGGGAGAAGACGCCCGAGGCGACCTCCACCTCGACCTCGCGTCCGGCAAGGCGCACGGAGATCGTGCGGCGCTCGGCGGCGGACGCCGGCCGGGCGGTGAAGTAGTGCTCCTGCGCGCCGTCGTGCGCAGGGTCGACGGCGGGGTCCTGGTCCTCGGTCACGTCGGCCGATCCTACGCGGGCACGCCCTGCGGTGGCGGGGGTCCGGCCCGTCGGCGCGGGCCTCACCCGCTTATCCGCTGGCCTCGGGACGTTTTTCCGTGCCACGCTTGTTCTGTCACCAGGGCGCACGCGCGCCTCTTCCCGACGAAAGGCGGCACATGAGCGCTACCCCGGCAAACACACCGGCGAACCCCACCCCGGCTCAGGACGAGCCGACCGGCGCGACGCGGGACATCGCGAGCGACGTCGTGGCACGGGTGCTCGCTCGGGCCGGGACGGCGCGCGCCGAGGGCGGTACGGTCCATGCGCAGCACGACGGCGAGCAGCTCGAGCTCGAGGCGCGCAGCGCGTTGCGCCGCGTGGTCGGTCTGTCGACCGAGCTCGAGGACGTCACCGAGGTCGAGTACCGGCAGCTGCGCCTCGAGAAGGTCGTGCTCGTCGGGCTGTGGAGCCCCGGCTCCGACCCGCGCGAGGACGGCGCACCCTCGTCCGCGGAGGAGGCCGAGATCTCGCTGCGCGAGCTCGCGGCCCTCGCCGAGACGGCGGGCTCCCAGGTGCTCGACGGCGTCATCCAGCGCCGCGCGAAGCCCGACCCGGGCACGTACCTGGGCTCCGGCAAGGCGGCCGAGCTGGCCGACGTCGTCGCCGCCAGCGGCGCCGACACGGTCGTGATCGACGGCGAGCTCGCGCCCTCCCAGCGGCGTGCGCTCGAGGACATCGTCAAGGTCAAGGTGATCGACCGGACGGCCCTGATCCTCGACATCTTCGCCCAGCACGCGAAGTCCCGGGAGGGCAAGGCGCAGGTCGAGCTCGCCCAGCTCGAGTACCTCCTCCCGCGCCTGCGCGGGTGGGGCGAGTCGATGTCCCGGCAGGCCGGTGGTCAGGTCGGCGGCGCGGGCGCGGGCATGGGCTCGCGTGGTCCGGGTGAGACGAAGATCGAGCTGGACCGCCGCCGCATCCGCAACCGCATGGCGAAGCTGCGCCGGGAGATCCAGGCGATGGCCCCGGGCCGCGAGACCAAGCGCGCATCGCGCAAGCGGCACGCGGTCCCGTCCGTCGCGATCGCGGGCTACACGAACGCGGGCAAGTCGAGCCTGCTCAACGCCATCACGGGCGCGGGCGTGCTCGTCGAGAACGCCCTGTTCGCGACGCTCGACCCCACGGTGCGCCGCACGCGCACCGAGGACGGTCGCGTGTACACGCTCGCCGACACCGTCGGGTTCGTCCGCGCCCTGCCGCACCAGCTCGTCGAGGCGTTCCGCTCGACGCTCGAGGAGGTCGGC
Protein-coding sequences here:
- a CDS encoding class I SAM-dependent methyltransferase, with amino-acid sequence MTEDQDPAVDPAHDGAQEHYFTARPASAAERRTISVRLAGREVEVEVASGVFSPGRLDLGTQVLLRTTPPLDAVLATRSARADGGSDDGAAHVLDLGCGWGPVALTMALEAPDATVWAVDVNERALDLVRRNAERLGLTNVRAVVPDEVPDDVAFAALWSNPPIRVGKDVLHAMLLHWLPRLAPGASAHLVVQRNLGSDSLQRWLAEALPPLLPGAVVERAASAKGFRVLEVVAPG
- the hflX gene encoding GTPase HflX — its product is MSATPANTPANPTPAQDEPTGATRDIASDVVARVLARAGTARAEGGTVHAQHDGEQLELEARSALRRVVGLSTELEDVTEVEYRQLRLEKVVLVGLWSPGSDPREDGAPSSAEEAEISLRELAALAETAGSQVLDGVIQRRAKPDPGTYLGSGKAAELADVVAASGADTVVIDGELAPSQRRALEDIVKVKVIDRTALILDIFAQHAKSREGKAQVELAQLEYLLPRLRGWGESMSRQAGGQVGGAGAGMGSRGPGETKIELDRRRIRNRMAKLRREIQAMAPGRETKRASRKRHAVPSVAIAGYTNAGKSSLLNAITGAGVLVENALFATLDPTVRRTRTEDGRVYTLADTVGFVRALPHQLVEAFRSTLEEVGDADLLLHVVDASHPDPEGQIAAVRHVLADIPGVEDVPEVIVLNKADVADPETIARIRLRERRTVVVSAHTGEGIEHLRELIAHELPRPDVEIDVVVPYHRGDLVHRVHTEGEIDHEEHTPEGTLLRGRVAQALATELVGASAQG